The region CTGGTGCAAGACCCGACAGATCCAACGTTATGGACCGCCGATTTAGCCATTAATGATGGCGTTGAAGGTGATGTTACTGTGTCGGTCGCCGATGACAGTTACACCGATGTAGCCGATAACCTCGGTAGCGGTAACAGTGATAACACCGCCGTGGATACCAATGCGCCTAATACTCCTACTATTTTAATTACAGATGACGGATTACCTGGTGATACATGGCTTAATCAAAATGAAATAAACGCAAATGGATCAGGCATTCAAGTTCAAGCAAATGTTGATGATGCTGATTTAGTTGCTGGCGGGTATGTCAGCATCACAACCTTGATTAACGGTTCTACAATTACGTTCGAGCTTCAGCTTGAAAATGGTCAATTAGTTAACCTTGACGGCACACCTCCTGGAATCGATTTTTCATATAATAATGGCGTAATAACGTGGAGTGAAGATGTACCTGCTGAAGGGCAAACTATCACCGTTAGTATTTCTCAAACTGATGCAGCAGGTAATGAATCAACACTTGTTTCTGATACTGCTACCATAAACACTGTTGATGCTGTCGATGATGCTGTAGGGACCACTTTTTCTACCACTGCAGACTCATCCAACGGTTGGGTTAGCTCGGTAAACTCAAATGGCGAAGCTGATTTTGTGATTAGCGCCAGAAATGCTGACGGCAGCACTGGAACACTTACTTATAACGATGGAACCAATCAATTAGGTGTCGGGGGCTCACCAAGGTCTACAGATCAAGTAGAGAATCAAATTGAATATGATTCTGCAACTGGTACTTCAGAAGCAATTGTTATTGATTTCAATGGTCTAGTCAATGAAGCAACCTTTAGTGTTTCTAGAATGTTTGCTGATGAAAATAGTGGTGAGCAAGGTACTTGGTACGCTTATTACAATGGTCAATTGGTCGCAACCGAAACCTTTTCAACAACTAGTGGCACAACCGGCACATTTACAATTAATACTGGCAGCCTTGTATTTGACCAGCTGGTATTTGAAGCTGCACCAACTATTAGTGAAGCAAATGGAGGGCCACAGCTCACTGACTCCTCAGACTACTACTTAGACTCTGTCACTGTCACAGGACCTGCACTGGTAGATGCTTATGTTGTCAATGAAAACGCAACATTAAGCATCACAGAAATCTCTGAAGGCTTATTAGCAAATGATATTGATGCTCAAGGTCATACGTTCACAATAAGCCATGTCAATGGCGACAATTTAGTTGATGGAGAAGTAATAACTCTCCCAAGTGGCGCGTTATTGACAATTAATAGCGATGGTACCTATAGCTATAATGCCAATAATGCATTCCGTAATTTATCTGCAGGTGAAGTCACAACTGACAGTTTCACTTATACGATTACCGATGAATATGGAGCAATAGATACCGCTACTGTCACTATCAATGTTATTGGACTTGATGAAGACGTCATCATCAATACCCCCGATGTGCTTCTAGTCGATGAATCTGCCTTAGCTGATGGTACTGGCTTTGTAAATAACGGGCAAACATTAGCAAGTGGTTCAACAAATATAGAAGTTAATGATGGCTTAGACCGTCTTGAAATTCGAAATGGGCTTAATACGACCACATTAACACTCGCTTCATTGCTCGTAGCTTCTGCAGCTAACCCAATTGTGATTGCAGGGGAGTATGGAACGTTAACGATTACTGGTTATAACGATGGTTTACTTGATTATAATTACTCCATAAATAGCGCACAAAATCATACTGGATCAAATAGTGAGTCACTATCTGATAATTTCCAAATAACTGCTTACGATATAGATGGTGATAGTGCCTCAGCAACATTATCTGCCGGAATTAATGATGACTTTTCAAAAGCAACAAATGATAACGTCACCATTGAGGTACTTGAAGATTCATTCGCTATTATAGGTGGTGTGCAAGCAACTTGGCTCTCGACAATTGGTGGCGCTAATATTGTCCGTTATGACGGTGATATCGGTAATGGCGGAGAAGATAACGATAGTGAATTCGATCAAATACGTTGGGGTAATCCTGTAACTGCAGGTCTGAAATCTGGATATGGCTTCATTGATAATGACACAGCTTTAAACGGTGAACTTGCTCTTAATCAGGATATTGTTTTAGGAACCTTTACTCATTATAACTATCCCATATACTCAGGAAGCTCCATAACAGGGGCCTCGATGGATGTGGTATTTAATGTCATAGACGCCTTTGGTGTTGTCACACCTGTAACATTAACCCTGAATTTAGCTCACAATGAAACGCCAAATAACGGACCAAATCCTGATGATATTGTAACTATCGAACAAACCAATGTAACGTTTAACTATGAAGGCGAGCTTTACACCATTCAAGTTATTGGTTTTATAGATGAAAATGGTGATGTGGTAACTTCCATTTATACTGAAGAAAATGCCGCAACAAGCTACGATTTAGTTATAAGAATGGTTGCAGGTAATGGATACGAGTTACCGTATATCGAAGGTAATGTCATTGATAATGATATTACAGGAGCAGATGTTGATACGGTTGTGGTTGGTGTGGAGACTGGGGATCAAAGTGATACGAGCATCGTTGGAAATATAGGTGCTGTGATCACAGGCACATACGGTAACTTGGTTATCAATACCGATGGTAGCTATCGTTACGATGTCACCATGGATAATAACCTTATCCCTGACAATGCCGTAGAAACTTTCACTTATACAATTAGAGATTCCGACGGCGATGAATCAAGTGCAACACTTTCCATAGACGTTAGCTTGGTTAATGTACAAGGAGTTCCTACTTCCACGTCTGATAATCTCAACGTAGAAGGCTCAAACTTAGCCGATGAAATTATTGTATTAGATGGAGAAAATGGCACTCAGAAACAGCTCAATGTTAGTTTCGGTGGAGGCTTATTCGGACAAATAACTAACTCTGATGGTAATTTGATTACAGATAATGGCAGCAACCTTACTAGCTTTAATCAGAATAATAAGCAAATTATAAGCAGTAGTGAGGGTCATGACCATATCGAAACAGGTAAAGGAAATGACACTATTTATGCGGGTGCAACAGGATCAACTAATTATCAATCAGATGATGAACTTGAGTTAACTTCCGAAGAAATTGATACTCATCACATCATGACAGGCACACTTTCGGGCGCCGATAGCATAATAGATACTAATGGATTATTACTTACAGAGGACGTTACTTCAGCACAAGTAGATGCGGTCAATGGAGGTAGTGGCAATGATTCTATATTCGGTCAATCAGGCTCCGATATTCTTTATGGTCATACAGGAGACGATAATATCGATGGTGGCAGCCATAATGATGGACTTAGAGGCGGTGAAGGCAATGACACCCTAATAGGAGGTCTAGGTGATGACATCATGCGTGGCGATAGTGGCAATGACACCTTCGTCTGGCAACAAGGTGAATTTGGTGCTGACCATATTACCGACTTCAACGTAAGCGAAGATAAGCTTGATTTAAGTGACATACTCGTGAACGAAGAGTACTCATCTTTAGAAGATTTGCTAAACATTACTGAAGCTAATGGATCTACCACTATTAGTATTGATGCAAATGGTGATGATGTCTTTGAACAACAAATTATTCTCGATGGAATCGAACTATCATCAATATATAGCAGCAATGAAGATGGGGTCATTATTAACGGATTAATTAATGATGGCGCTTTAATTGTCGATACCACAAATGAAGCCCCGGCTCCAAATACTATTATTGATCCTTTAGATAATAATCCAGATGGTAATATTATTCCTTAAATACAACACTTTGTTGACGCTACGTAGTAATATGTAAGCGTCAACCAAAGAGATTGTTAATAATTATAAATATGAAGGATCTATATTAGGTGCCAGCAACTGCATCAAACAATCAAGAACAGTGGACGATTTCAGCGTCTCAACGGACCACTGTTGATCCCTTACTTGATTGCTTAGTCTTAATGACAGAACATTTTGGTTCGCCGTGCTCAAGTGATTCACTTGCGGCAGGCTTACCTTTGAGCAGTTCCGTCATCACACCGGAGTTGCTGCCACAAGCTGCCGCTCGAGGCGGTTTGTCGGCAAAATTAACCCGTAAAGACCTCAATCAAATTTCTAATATCTTGATGCCATGCATTTTGTTATTAAAAGATAAAAAAGCCTGTATTTTACGCAGTATTGATATTGATGCCGATAAAGCGGTTATCCAGTTACCTGAAACAGGTGGGCAAGAATCGTTAACAATAGAAGAATTAGAAACACTCTATGTTGGCTACCTGTTTTTAGTGAAGCAAGAGTTTCGCGGTGATAATAGTTTTGATGTGCATATCCATGACAATACAACCCATTGGTTACTGCAAAGTATTAAAGATTCAGCACCTATTTATCGCGATGCATTAATCGCCTCTGTATTAGTCAATTTATTTGCACTGGTTTCACCGCTATTTATCATGAATGTATACGATAAAGTGGTACCTAACTTAGCGTTCGAATCACTTTGGGTACTCGCTATTGGTGCAGGTATCGCATATTTGTTTGATTTAGTTCTGCGTCAATTAAGAAGCTATCTAATCGATGTCGCCGGTAAAAAAGTTGATATCATAGTCTCCTCTAAACTCTTTGCTAAAGCCATTGGAATTCCATTATCAAAAAGGTCTCCAAGTGTTGGCGGCATGGCGCGGCAATTAAGTGAATTTGATAGCATTCGTGAAATACTGACCTCCGCGACGATCACAACACTAGTCGACCTCCCTTTTGCGCTCTTATTCGTCACAATTATCTATATTGTCGCGGGTGACTTAGCGATTATTCCTATTATTGCTGGCATCATCATTATCGGATTTACGCTTTATATCCAACCACGCTTAAAAGCCGCCATAGAAGAAAGCAATCGTTTTTCTAGCCTTAAACATGGCCATCTCATTGAAAGCCTTACCGCACTAGAGTCAATTAAAGCCAATGGCGCTGAAGGGCTAGTACAAAAGAGCTGGCAACAAATGATTGGCCATACAGCGAACTGGCAACTCAAGTCGAAAAAACTCTCAAATGCCGTCAGTAATGTAGCTAACTTTGTCGTGCAACTCACTGTGGTATGCGTGGTGATTTTAGGCGTTTATCGCGTGGCAGAAAATGAAATTTCAATGGGTGGGATTATTGCAGCCGTAATGCTGTCAAGCCGTGCGATATCACCGATGGCACAACTTGCAGGCCTTATTACTCGCGGAAACCAAACTGCCAGCTCACTTCGCCAACTTGATGAAGTCATGAATCAAGAAGAAGAATTTGAGAACAAAGGTCACTTAGTCAGTAAACAACGTCTACACGGTAAAATAGATGCAGATAACGTTGCCTTTAGTTTCCCTGAAGCTGAAAAACCAGTTCTGCACCCATTATCGATACATATTAAACCAGGTGAACGAGTCGCCATTATTGGCAGAAATGGTTCAGGTAAAAGTACTTTAGCCAAACTGTTAGTGAGTTTATACAAACCCACACAAGGTAGTCTTCGCTATGATGGTTTAGACACGGGACAAATACACCCGAGTGATTTACGTAAAAACTTTGGCTATTTGCCACAGGATGTGACTCTATTTCATGGTTCCATCAAAGATAATATTCTTTTTGGCACTCGTCAGGTAACAGAGCATCAGCTGATCAGAGCGGTACAACTTTCCGGTGTCAGTTTGTTTACCAACCTTGAAGCTGAAGGCTTGGATCAACAAGTCGGCGAAGGTGGTTTGGCATTAAGTCGTGGGCAGCGCCAAACGGTCGCACTAGCCAGAGCAACGCTGAATGACCCTCCAATATTGCTAATGGATGAGCCCACTGCAAGTTTAGATGCACGAGCTGAAAAGCAATTTATTCGCTCTATGGAGCATGTAAGTAAAGATCGCACATTGATATTGATAACTCATAAAATGCACCTATTACGCTTAGTTGACCGCATAATCGTATTAGATAAAGGTCATGTTATTGCTGATGGTCTTAAAGACAGTATTTTAGAAAAGCTAAACAATGGCTTGCTGGCTGGAGGGCGCACTTAATGTCGAATAAGCTCTCAAGTCATGATTTGGAAATGGTAGATGATGTTTATGGCGCCATGATGACCGATGCGCCTAGTGGCCATAGGTTAATTATATGGTCTCTGGCTACGATGACGATCTGTTTTTTCATCTGGGCATATTTCTCTGAACTTGATCAGGTCACCTCTGGCATGGGTAAAGTCATCCCCTCTTCTCAAGTACAACTAATTGATAGTTTAGATGGTGGTGTACTGCAAGAAATTTATGTGCAAGAAGGCATGATTGTCACTAAAGGCCAGCCTTTAGTTAAAATTGATGATATTCGTTTTCGCTCTGATTTTGCTCAACAAGAGCAAGAAGTCTATAGCCTGCAAACTAATGTCATCCGCTTGCGTTCTGAGTTAAACAGTATCGTCATTTCAGATATGTCTTCAAACTGGCGTGAACAAGTAAAAGTAACCAAACAACCTTTGGTGTTTCCTGATGAAATCATCGAAGGTGAGCCTGATTTAGTCAAGAGTCAGCAAGCGGAATACTCCGGTCGTTTAGACAACCTCAGTAACCAATTAGAAATATTAGTACGCCAAATACAACAGCGACAACAAGAAACAGAAGAGCTTTCTTCAAAAATAACCACATTAACCAGAAGCTACCAACTGATTTCACGTGAACTCGAATTGACTAAGCCATTAGCACAAAAAGGCATTGTGCCTGAAGTCGAACTATTAAAATTAGAACGTACGGTAAACGACATTCAAGGCGAGCTGAAAACCTTACGATTACTACGTCCTAAATTAAAAGCGACCATGGATGAAGCGATCCTCAAACGTCGTGAAGCCGTATTTGTCTATGCAGCAGATTTACGTGCTCAGCTGAACGAGATGCAAACTAAATTATCACGCATGAACCAAGCTCAAATCGGTGCATTCGATAAAATTAGTAAATCGATAATAACCTCACCAGTAAACGGTACGATTAAAACTCTGCATATGAATACATTAGGTGGTGTGGTCCAGCCTGGTGAAGAAATTATTGAAATTGTTCCTTCAGAAGATAAATTACTGATTGAAACTAAAATTACACCGCAAGATATCGCATTTCTACATCCAGGTTTACCCGCTATAGTTAAAGTAACCGCTTATGACTTTACGCGGTACGGTGGCTTAAAAGGCACAGTAGAGCATATCAGTGCCGATACCAGTCAAGACGAAGAAGGTAATAGTTTTTACACCATTAGAGTAAGAACGGCAGAATCAAATTTAATCAAAAAAGATGGCACAAAGATGCCAATTATTCCGGGCATGCTCACCTCAGTTGACGTCATTACCGGAAAAAGAACTATCCTCGAGTATATTTTAAACCCTATTTTAAGGGCTAAAGAGACAGCATTAAGAGAGAACTAAAAAAACCGGGAGGGTTTTTTATATGAAATTGAACGTAACCCAGTGTCGTAAATTAAGTATCATCACACTGGCAATCACTGCTTTTTTTGCAGTTCCAGCTGCACACGCGCAGTCATTAGAGCAAGCCGTAGCCCATACTTTGGATACCAATCCTGAGCTACGTATCGCCTTTAATCGATTCAAAGCGCGTGAAGAACAAGTTAATCAGGCTATTGCTGGTTACATGCCAACAGTAGATTTAACTGGTGGCTACGGCTGGGAACAAACTGATAGTCCCTCAACTCGACGAAAAAGACAGGCAGGTAACGACAACTTAGATGAAGGCGTTATGGAACTGGAACGCGGCGAAGCAGGGTTCAGTATTAAACAAATGTTATTTGATGGTTTCTATACCAGTAGCGAAGTCGATCGTTACTCGTTTGAAGCCAGTGCTGATCAATGGGCATTATTTGCCGCAGCAGAAGATATTGCCTTAGAAGTGAGTAAAGTTTATTTAAATTATATTCAAGCGGAACAATTATTGATACTTTCTGAAAAAAATCTCAGAAGTCATCAAGAAATATACGATCAGATTAAACAAAGAACAGAATCAGGTTTAGGTTCAATTGCTGACTTATCACAAATTGCAGGCCGTTTAGCACGAGCAAATGCCAACGTGATAGCGGCAAAAAATAACCTGTATGATGCTAAAGCTCAGTTCATTCGTATAGTGGAAAATACCCCTGACAACCTCACGGTTCCAGTTCCTGATATGGATATGATGCCTGACAATGTGGCTGAAAGTGTATTGACCGCTCAAGAAAACCATCCAATCTTAAAATCTGCTAGTAGTGATATTCTTGCTGCAGATAAGGAAAGAAACTCTGCACAATCAAACTATTACCCTAAATTTACTTTAGAACTAAATGGTAATTGGAATAATGACGTGAACGGTGAAGACGGATATGGCACAGGTTCAACGCTTGATCCTCACGTGAATGGCTATAGTAATGATTTAGTCGGTATGGTTCGGGTCAAATACAACCTGTTTGCAGGCGGTAAAGATCTGTCTCGCGAGAAAGAAGCTGCATATAAGATAAACGAAGCAAAAGAAATTCGCCAACGAGCACATAGACAAGTCGTTGAAGGGGTCCATTTATCTTGGAATGCCTATGAAATGTTAGCACCACAAAAACAGTTTATTCGCGACCACGTCATTGCATCAAAAGACACTCAAGTTGCTTATTCTCAACAGTTCAATTTAGGCCAACGTAGTTTGCTTGATTTATTGGATACTGAAAACGAATTATTTCAGGCTCGAAAGGATTACTTACAAACAGAGTTTGATGAAACGATAGCAAAGTACCGACTGCTTAATGCTACAGGACAACTGCTTAATTCATTACGAGTAACTCGTCCAGATATTTGGCAGGGTGAACGAGATTATGAAGGAGGCGTTAGATAATGAAATATTTAATCTTATTGATTAGTTTCTCCTTAATATCAGGTTGTTCAATGCGTGATATTGTCACCATGGACTCAACTACACAGCAGGAGTTTGATCTCAACGATAACGATAATGATGGCGTTATCATGGCCCGTGAACGTTGTTTAGACACCGTTATAGGGACAGGGATCGATAATTATGGCTGCGCAACGGTCAGCACCATAAATGAACGACAAGAATTACATATTCTTTTCGAAAATGACTCTGATCACATTAATCCACGTTTTTATCAACAGATTGAACAGATTGCTCAATTGATGAAACTGTAT is a window of Shewanella donghaensis DNA encoding:
- a CDS encoding OmpA family protein, giving the protein MKYLILLISFSLISGCSMRDIVTMDSTTQQEFDLNDNDNDGVIMARERCLDTVIGTGIDNYGCATVSTINERQELHILFENDSDHINPRFYQQIEQIAQLMKLYPNSNVTIEGHCSKTGTYNHNLKLSQARADNVTKVLEETFGIENTRLNAIGYSYDKRIDLSDSPEANEANRRVIAEVTADDSQIYMKWHIYSVD
- a CDS encoding HlyD family type I secretion periplasmic adaptor subunit translates to MSNKLSSHDLEMVDDVYGAMMTDAPSGHRLIIWSLATMTICFFIWAYFSELDQVTSGMGKVIPSSQVQLIDSLDGGVLQEIYVQEGMIVTKGQPLVKIDDIRFRSDFAQQEQEVYSLQTNVIRLRSELNSIVISDMSSNWREQVKVTKQPLVFPDEIIEGEPDLVKSQQAEYSGRLDNLSNQLEILVRQIQQRQQETEELSSKITTLTRSYQLISRELELTKPLAQKGIVPEVELLKLERTVNDIQGELKTLRLLRPKLKATMDEAILKRREAVFVYAADLRAQLNEMQTKLSRMNQAQIGAFDKISKSIITSPVNGTIKTLHMNTLGGVVQPGEEIIEIVPSEDKLLIETKITPQDIAFLHPGLPAIVKVTAYDFTRYGGLKGTVEHISADTSQDEEGNSFYTIRVRTAESNLIKKDGTKMPIIPGMLTSVDVITGKRTILEYILNPILRAKETALREN
- a CDS encoding type I secretion system permease/ATPase, which translates into the protein MPATASNNQEQWTISASQRTTVDPLLDCLVLMTEHFGSPCSSDSLAAGLPLSSSVITPELLPQAAARGGLSAKLTRKDLNQISNILMPCILLLKDKKACILRSIDIDADKAVIQLPETGGQESLTIEELETLYVGYLFLVKQEFRGDNSFDVHIHDNTTHWLLQSIKDSAPIYRDALIASVLVNLFALVSPLFIMNVYDKVVPNLAFESLWVLAIGAGIAYLFDLVLRQLRSYLIDVAGKKVDIIVSSKLFAKAIGIPLSKRSPSVGGMARQLSEFDSIREILTSATITTLVDLPFALLFVTIIYIVAGDLAIIPIIAGIIIIGFTLYIQPRLKAAIEESNRFSSLKHGHLIESLTALESIKANGAEGLVQKSWQQMIGHTANWQLKSKKLSNAVSNVANFVVQLTVVCVVILGVYRVAENEISMGGIIAAVMLSSRAISPMAQLAGLITRGNQTASSLRQLDEVMNQEEEFENKGHLVSKQRLHGKIDADNVAFSFPEAEKPVLHPLSIHIKPGERVAIIGRNGSGKSTLAKLLVSLYKPTQGSLRYDGLDTGQIHPSDLRKNFGYLPQDVTLFHGSIKDNILFGTRQVTEHQLIRAVQLSGVSLFTNLEAEGLDQQVGEGGLALSRGQRQTVALARATLNDPPILLMDEPTASLDARAEKQFIRSMEHVSKDRTLILITHKMHLLRLVDRIIVLDKGHVIADGLKDSILEKLNNGLLAGGRT
- a CDS encoding TolC family outer membrane protein, which codes for MKLNVTQCRKLSIITLAITAFFAVPAAHAQSLEQAVAHTLDTNPELRIAFNRFKAREEQVNQAIAGYMPTVDLTGGYGWEQTDSPSTRRKRQAGNDNLDEGVMELERGEAGFSIKQMLFDGFYTSSEVDRYSFEASADQWALFAAAEDIALEVSKVYLNYIQAEQLLILSEKNLRSHQEIYDQIKQRTESGLGSIADLSQIAGRLARANANVIAAKNNLYDAKAQFIRIVENTPDNLTVPVPDMDMMPDNVAESVLTAQENHPILKSASSDILAADKERNSAQSNYYPKFTLELNGNWNNDVNGEDGYGTGSTLDPHVNGYSNDLVGMVRVKYNLFAGGKDLSREKEAAYKINEAKEIRQRAHRQVVEGVHLSWNAYEMLAPQKQFIRDHVIASKDTQVAYSQQFNLGQRSLLDLLDTENELFQARKDYLQTEFDETIAKYRLLNATGQLLNSLRVTRPDIWQGERDYEGGVR